One segment of Oligoflexus sp. DNA contains the following:
- a CDS encoding cyclic nucleotide-binding domain-containing protein, whose product MKNLTDTISSFEFFQGLPQYALEILSGCAQRQDWPVHSYLAEEGSRADYFYAVEDGRLSIELHRPGLGRHVIQTLGRGQVAGWSWLFPPHLWTFDIRALSPVRVLAFQGDCLLKLCSEHPEVGYIMMRRLAHVIAKRLQATRLQLLDIYGSTVPARVADEKSLAP is encoded by the coding sequence ATGAAGAATCTTACGGACACAATAAGCTCGTTTGAATTTTTTCAGGGTCTGCCGCAGTATGCTCTGGAGATTTTAAGCGGCTGCGCTCAGCGGCAGGACTGGCCTGTTCATTCTTATTTAGCGGAAGAAGGTTCACGCGCGGACTATTTTTATGCGGTGGAGGATGGACGCCTTTCCATCGAACTCCATAGGCCTGGCCTGGGTCGCCATGTCATACAAACTTTGGGGAGAGGACAGGTGGCTGGCTGGAGCTGGCTCTTTCCACCTCACCTTTGGACCTTCGATATAAGGGCTTTGAGTCCCGTGAGAGTTTTGGCCTTTCAAGGGGACTGCCTGCTCAAGCTTTGCTCGGAGCACCCGGAGGTAGGCTATATCATGATGCGGCGCCTGGCTCATGTGATTGCAAAGCGATTGCAGGCCACGCGTCTTCAGCTGCTGGATATTTATGGAAGCACGGTGCCCGCGAGAGTTGCCGATGAAAAATCCCTGGCTCCCTGA
- a CDS encoding FAD/NAD(P)-binding protein, whose protein sequence is MKNPWLPEIWVVERRIQESEDTVSLELRPESKAVRPEAEPGQFNMLYSPGYGEIPVSISSMRSGSFLHTIRSVGAISAALAGAQAGSCVGVRGPFGSSWPLSTAFGKNLLLLAGGLGLAPLRPVIEWVRDRREDFADCSVLHGARDRDHLIFRDELVTWQKSPGIHWALTLDHADLDWEGHVGSLPQLLDLVTLDKQTTVALLCGPEIMMRAAAAYLVQLGLPAERIYLSLERNMKCALGFCGHCQLGPEFICRDGPILAYDRVAACLGVKEL, encoded by the coding sequence ATGAAAAATCCCTGGCTCCCTGAGATCTGGGTTGTGGAACGCAGGATTCAGGAGAGCGAGGATACTGTCAGCCTTGAACTGCGTCCCGAGTCAAAAGCCGTGCGGCCTGAGGCGGAGCCTGGACAATTCAATATGCTCTATAGTCCCGGCTATGGAGAAATTCCCGTCTCGATCAGTTCGATGCGATCGGGTTCGTTTCTGCATACGATTCGCAGCGTGGGTGCAATATCCGCAGCACTTGCCGGCGCTCAGGCAGGCTCATGCGTGGGTGTGCGTGGACCCTTTGGAAGTTCCTGGCCGCTGTCGACAGCCTTCGGAAAAAATCTTCTTCTGCTGGCCGGAGGTCTGGGACTGGCACCCTTGCGTCCGGTCATCGAATGGGTCCGTGATCGACGCGAGGATTTTGCGGACTGTTCCGTACTTCACGGCGCTCGCGACAGAGACCATTTGATTTTCCGTGATGAGCTGGTGACCTGGCAGAAAAGCCCTGGGATCCATTGGGCGCTGACCCTTGATCATGCTGATCTGGATTGGGAAGGGCATGTGGGATCCTTGCCGCAGCTGCTGGATCTGGTGACTCTGGACAAGCAAACGACAGTCGCCCTTCTCTGCGGACCTGAAATCATGATGCGAGCGGCCGCTGCGTATTTGGTGCAGCTCGGTCTGCCGGCTGAGAGAATTTATTTATCTCTCGAACGCAATATGAAATGCGCGCTGGGATTTTGTGGGCATTGTCAGTTAGGTCCTGAATTTATCTGCCGCGATGGACCGATTCTCGCTTATGATCGGGTCGCAGCATGTCTGGGAGTCAAGGAACTATGA